The genomic stretch ataagtGTTAACTTCAGTATCCATAACATGCAATTGGAAATTATATCAAATTATTGATAAAACCAAACAgatagctttaaaaatcggattAAACTAATGTCAACATTATGTAAATTTTAAACAAGTTTCGTTTTCAGATAAGAAATAAATAATTCTGCTGTTTGAAAAGTAAATAAACCTGACTGCAGTTTTTATACGCAAATAGATTACTGCTAACAATCTTCTTCAAAGCATATTAGCATAAATGGTTAAGAGCACAGCAACTTTTGTATTACGAATGGTTTGGTGTAACGATGAATATTGAGGTTTTGCGGTTGGGTACGCACCATATAAATTGTTGGAATTTTCGGAAGCGGAAAACCTAATGAAATCATCAGATGTTTGATGCTTCTGAGCTGGGAAATGATTCTTATATCTgagctaaaaaaaaaattctattagCGTCAACCGATAACTAAAAAcaattgttgttgaaacgttAAAACTGTGGGAAATTATtatttggaaaacttttgatGACTGAGTTTCATTCTGAGTGTTAATTAAAGCTTTCTTCATAGCAAATTTCTAAAAAAGCAGCATTGATGGAGCGACATCCACAAATTACACACGacaaaattttttattggtCAGCAACTTTCATATATAAAAAGATTCGGAGAGTCAGTTTTATAAGCTTTAAGttaatacttgaaaaaaaatgttcattgCAACGATTTCCCAGAGTTTTTTGGCTCGTTGCAATGTTGTATgcaatgtgacaaatgcaattGTCTTATTTCCTGCACTGTTCAATATATCAATAGAATCTTTAGTACAGTTTTATTTTGTCTTTATGCTTTCGCAGATAACATTCGCAattctttttaaaaattcaaaatgatttccAGAAAACCCCTTAACAAGGTTAAGAATAAGTTCTATAGTTGTAAGAAATGCACGAATTTAATTCAGAAAACACTCTAATAGATTCAAAGTGCGGACATGCAAAGCAAGTTTGATGACCTCTGCAATAGCTCCAAGGAAGCAGGTCTCACAGTGAATGTCGCCAAGACCAAATCGATAAATATAAACGATCACATTTCCTCCAACTTCATAGTAGCGGTAGAACAGGTTGAGGAGGTCGAAAACTTCCGATATCTTGGTAGCCAAACTACGCCGGATGGCGGGATCAAGGAAGATGTTGCAATGCACATACGGAAGGGTCGGGGTGTTTTTGCAGGTTTACACAACATTTGGTGCTCAAACCAGATCACCCTGCATACGAAAATCCATATCTTCAATTCTAACGTGAAACCCGTACACCTGTGAAACGTGATGCGTCTCGGCGGATGTAACGCAAAATCTGCAGGTTTTCGTCAATCGTTGCCTGCGTTATATTATTCGTGCCTGGTGGCCTCACAATTCGGAACTCCACCGTCGATGTCGCCAACAACCGATAACAATAGAGATACGGGAACGAAACTGGGGATGGATCGGCCACACCTTGAGGAAAGGAACGGGCGAAATCTGCAAGGCATCTCTCGACTGGAACCCACAGGGACATCGTAGGAGAGGCAGACCTAGGGGGTCATAGCGGCGAAGCGTGGCCAGCGACATCCAGGCTGCTGACGAGAATCTGTCATGGCGACAAGTAATGGCACGCGATCGTcgataatgaaaaaatcttactCCATCCCTTTGTGCCTCCCTACCAGCGGCCATGGACACATAAGTAAGTAACTCTAACAGattcgaactgaatttcaaaTAGGCCTATGTCAtctaaataaaaacaaagaaaTGTTTGATAAGAGTTTATTGAAGTGTATTTGTAATATTCTAGATACAACATTGAagtcatttttttgaaaaggttATTGTTGCTATCCTCCTTACTCAGACTATTATTTCACCAAAGTGTCCGAATATGCAGGGCTTGGTACAGCACGATAATGCGTTTGTTAGACAGACTGAGAAGATCACAATTCCTAagcaaaatttaattaaaatttaaaaaaacatatgCATAGAACATTAATCattaattaattaaaattaatcTGATCCGGATCCAGATACCGATTTACGAGATATAGGAGATGCTTGCCGACTGCCGGAACCGGAACGAGATCGCGACCGAGACGGCGAACGACTTCCGGATCGCGAACGACTGCCAGATTTTCGCGAGCCCGATCGAGAACGGCTAGAACGAGAACCGGAACGCGAACGACTTCCCGATTGGGAGCGAGATTTAGATCGGGATCGAGAGACAGAACGGGATCCACTGCGACTACGGCTGCCAGATTTAGAACGTGAGCGGGATCTGTCCGAACCACTCTCCGACCCGGAGGCTATCACGCGCTTACGCTTAGTAGCAGGGCTATTATTACCCGACCCGGAATCACTTGCACCGCTAGCAATTTTCAACCGGCTTCTATCGCTGTCAGACTCGCTTGTAGATACGGTTGCTTTAGAAACAATTCGAGATTTCTGCCGTTGCGATAGACCATCTTCCATGTGCTTTGCTTTCTTAGCTCCCAACGATCCCTTCTTACGACCGCGCTTCTTCGGAGCCGAATCTTCCTCACTGTCAGAACCGGATCCTCTGGGAAGCTTTTCCTTCTTCTTACGCCCACCACCTGGCTTGCGTTTTTTCTTCTCACCCGGTTCCTTGCGTTTGCGTTCCTTCGATGGTCCTTCTTCTCCACCACTTCCCGCTGGACCTGAACCATCAGAATCAGAAATGTAATCCTTTCGACCTCTGCCGCTCTTCTTTTTCGGCTCGGGACCAGACTCCACGAAGAATAATGCATTCTTGGTCTTCTCTTTGTACTCCTGTCGTTTCACTAACATCTCCTCGTGAGCCTTGCGGCGCATCTCTTCCATTCGCATACGTTCCTCCAGCTGACGACGTTTGAACTCTTCGCGCTCCTGTTCTTGCTTCTGACGCAAAACACGTTCTTCCTCGTCGATTTTCCGAGCTCTTGATACATGATATTGAGCTTGCTGCAGCAAATCCTGACACTGGCTAGCTTCGGCCGCCGCCAATGCAATATTATATCGTGTTTTGTCACCatgaattgataaataattgaaatactTGTGAGCCAATCCCAACTCATGTACCGCTTGAAGCACAATGCTCAGCACCGATTTTTCATCGCGAAGAACCACCATCGCTAAACGTTGCAGTACTAGAGCAATGTTGAACAACAGTACAGTATCTTGAGGAGCGACCCGACGCGCCTTTAGTAAAGTCATCTTGGCTTCCTTTAGCTTACCAGCTCGGAAATATGCTCGTGCCAAATACTGCATTACGTCAACGTTGTTGTGCTTGTAAAACTTCTTTAGACAGTTCTCGTACATTTGAATCGCACTGATGTACTGCTTTTGTTCAACGTAGATATGAGCGATGTTCAACCAAACATCGCAGAAATCGGCCGTGGCTTCGCGAACTTGTGCGAAAATATCTCGGGCTTCAATAATGCAACCCTTATGCGCCAAAACCGCACCAATGCCGTTAGCTGCCCAAATATTTTTTGGGTCATTTCTAAGCACCTGCTTGTAGATAGCCAACGCTTTCTCCTGGTGCTTTTTCTCCTTCTCCTTATCCTTGCTAGGCTGATGCAAGCTCTGCAGCCAAAAGTTGCCCAATGCAATCAGCGAGTACGCGTCGCTTGATGTTGCAGAATTCTTCAGAATGGTTTCGAAATTTTTCTGCCCAAGAGTCCACTGCATTTTAGCTAAATGCAAATTACCCAGTAGAGAACGTGTATCCGGATTCTCCATGTTAATCTTCAACGCATCCTTGAAGAAATCGGATGCCACAAAAATCAAACCCTTATCGCGAGCCATACAGCCCAGCCGAAGATAGCAGTCGATATAATTCGGATGTTCCTTCAAAATATCCTTGTACAACTTATCGGCTTTATCGAACGATGCCATCGCCTCGTTCAACCGGGCCAAATTGTACGTCATTGTGACCGAAATCGAATCGTAGTATTGTGAATCGTGCTGAGCTTCAAACTTTGCGCGATCGATCGCCAGTTCCAGTTTCGACATTGCTTCGTTCAAATTACCCAGCCGGTAGTGCAAGGCTGCAACATTATTCAAAATTTCAGGTGGAATGTCCGCCTTTACCTTTTCCGTCAAGATATTAGTTGCAGTGGCATAAGCTTGCAACGATCCCTGCAAATCATTTTGCTCGAGAATTTGTGCCAGTTCAATCCAAGCTTCAACATCGTCTGGAAACTGTTCGGTAACTTTCTTCAGATGACTTTTAGCTATATCGCGCTTTGACTGAGAGGAAGAGCTGGCATAAAGCGAACCAAGAATTTTCATTGTTTCGTAGTTACCGGGTTGCGCCTTCAGTACCTTCTCGA from Wyeomyia smithii strain HCP4-BCI-WySm-NY-G18 chromosome 3, ASM2978416v1, whole genome shotgun sequence encodes the following:
- the LOC129730921 gene encoding RNA polymerase-associated protein CTR9 homolog gives rise to the protein MAAPIEIPLRDTDEVIELDPEQLPEGEEVLGILRQERSQLNTWVTVALAYYKQNKTDDFIKILEASRIDANISYRDFEKDQMRAYDMLAAYYVQEANREKSKDKKRELFMKATHLYTTADKIIMYDQNHLLGRAYFCLLEGDKMEQADAQFNFVLNQSPSNIPSLLGKACIAFNKKDYRGALAFYKKALRTNPNCPAAVRLGMGHCFLKMNNQEKAKLAFQRALDLDPQCVGALVGLAILKLNLHEPESNRLGVQMLSKAYTIDSTNPMVLNHLANHFFFKKDYQKVQHLALHAFHNTENEAMRAESCYQLARAFHVQQDYDQAFQYYYQSTQFAPVNFVLPHFGLGQMYIYRGDSENAAQCFEKVLKAQPGNYETMKILGSLYASSSSQSKRDIAKSHLKKVTEQFPDDVEAWIELAQILEQNDLQGSLQAYATATNILTEKVKADIPPEILNNVAALHYRLGNLNEAMSKLELAIDRAKFEAQHDSQYYDSISVTMTYNLARLNEAMASFDKADKLYKDILKEHPNYIDCYLRLGCMARDKGLIFVASDFFKDALKINMENPDTRSLLGNLHLAKMQWTLGQKNFETILKNSATSSDAYSLIALGNFWLQSLHQPSKDKEKEKKHQEKALAIYKQVLRNDPKNIWAANGIGAVLAHKGCIIEARDIFAQVREATADFCDVWLNIAHIYVEQKQYISAIQMYENCLKKFYKHNNVDVMQYLARAYFRAGKLKEAKMTLLKARRVAPQDTVLLFNIALVLQRLAMVVLRDEKSVLSIVLQAVHELGLAHKYFNYLSIHGDKTRYNIALAAAEASQCQDLLQQAQYHVSRARKIDEEERVLRQKQEQEREEFKRRQLEERMRMEEMRRKAHEEMLVKRQEYKEKTKNALFFVESGPEPKKKSGRGRKDYISDSDGSGPAGSGGEEGPSKERKRKEPGEKKKRKPGGGRKKKEKLPRGSGSDSEEDSAPKKRGRKKGSLGAKKAKHMEDGLSQRQKSRIVSKATVSTSESDSDRSRLKIASGASDSGSGNNSPATKRKRVIASGSESGSDRSRSRSKSGSRSRSGSRSVSRSRSKSRSQSGSRSRSGSRSSRSRSGSRKSGSRSRSGSRSPSRSRSRSGSGSRQASPISRKSVSGSGSD